A genome region from Dolichospermum compactum NIES-806 includes the following:
- a CDS encoding DGQHR domain-containing protein: protein MNDSTDTLNNQLANEYLERENKDKQVLALLLDRFLEKKDQILVQKTEMGGTEAYVGSVTLEWFAGRVHFASGLPLLQKKYNPETENIEIDADSIDDIQQRPVDWSRQAPLVQYLAARKNHKFPAVLVVINQPWVDNPKAAEWDSQGRAKKATTDFIPLDKDGKVGLLNISEDNVTIYALDGQHRLMGVQGLMELIKSGKLQRYKKDKTADESFITLSDLIDKYQVEPAYLQNLSKEKIGIEFICAVNTGETHTEAKRRVRSIFVHVNLMAAPLTKGQLAQLNEDDGFAIVARKIAVTHPLLEQKPNRNPRVNWNSATVAANSTVLTTLQALQDMSERYLGQKFPHWKPLEKGLIPMRPENEEIQEGIADFRLLFDNLANLPSYKILEHEDTTVLRRFHFEKDGGEGNMLFRPVSQVALAQALGTLVFKKGFTLTDIFKKLEKFDRQGGFSNMEYPQSLWYGVLYDPNKKRVQVVGKDLAVKLFIYMLGGMTEKMEVTALRKALANARTMEEQTIGFDGKLVKPQDVGLPVIL from the coding sequence ATGAATGATAGTACAGATACACTAAATAATCAACTCGCTAACGAGTATCTAGAACGGGAAAATAAGGATAAACAGGTATTAGCTTTGCTGCTAGACAGGTTTTTAGAGAAGAAAGACCAAATTCTTGTCCAAAAAACCGAAATGGGGGGTACTGAGGCTTATGTAGGTTCTGTGACATTGGAATGGTTCGCGGGACGGGTACATTTTGCGTCTGGTTTACCCCTACTACAAAAAAAGTACAACCCAGAGACAGAGAATATTGAAATTGATGCTGATAGTATTGATGACATTCAACAACGTCCTGTTGACTGGTCGCGTCAAGCACCGTTAGTACAGTATTTAGCAGCGAGAAAAAACCATAAATTTCCGGCTGTGTTGGTAGTAATTAATCAACCTTGGGTAGATAACCCCAAAGCAGCGGAGTGGGATAGTCAAGGACGGGCTAAAAAAGCGACTACTGATTTTATACCTTTAGATAAAGATGGTAAAGTCGGTTTACTGAATATTTCTGAAGACAATGTGACAATTTATGCTTTAGATGGTCAGCATAGATTAATGGGTGTCCAAGGTTTAATGGAGTTAATTAAATCTGGTAAACTGCAACGTTATAAAAAGGATAAAACTGCTGACGAAAGTTTTATTACTCTATCTGATTTGATTGATAAATATCAAGTAGAACCTGCTTATTTACAAAATTTATCTAAAGAAAAAATTGGCATTGAATTTATTTGTGCGGTGAATACTGGAGAAACTCATACAGAAGCAAAACGACGGGTAAGATCAATTTTTGTTCATGTGAATTTAATGGCTGCACCTTTAACTAAAGGTCAGTTAGCACAATTAAATGAAGATGATGGTTTTGCTATTGTAGCGCGAAAAATTGCCGTTACACATCCACTTTTAGAACAAAAACCCAATCGCAATCCCCGTGTTAATTGGAATAGTGCCACAGTAGCTGCTAATTCTACGGTTTTGACGACCTTGCAAGCCTTACAAGATATGTCCGAAAGGTATTTGGGGCAAAAGTTCCCCCACTGGAAACCTTTGGAAAAAGGGTTAATTCCCATGCGTCCAGAAAATGAAGAAATTCAGGAAGGAATTGCTGATTTTAGATTACTTTTTGATAATTTAGCTAATCTTCCCAGTTATAAAATATTGGAACACGAAGATACAACTGTTTTGCGGCGCTTCCATTTTGAGAAAGACGGAGGTGAGGGAAATATGTTATTTCGTCCAGTTTCTCAAGTTGCTTTAGCGCAAGCTTTGGGAACTTTGGTATTTAAAAAAGGTTTTACTTTGACGGATATTTTTAAGAAGTTGGAGAAATTTGACCGTCAAGGGGGTTTTAGTAATATGGAATATCCTCAATCTTTATGGTATGGGGTTTTATATGACCCCAATAAAAAGCGGGTACAGGTAGTAGGAAAAGATTTAGCTGTGAAGTTATTCATTTATATGTTGGGAGGAATGACTGAAAAAATGGAAGTTACTGCTTTACGTAAAGCTTTAGCTAATGCTAGGACAATGGAAGAACAAACTATAGGTTTTGATGGAAAATTGGTAAAACCTCAAGATGTAGGACTTCCGGTTATTTTATAA
- a CDS encoding HNH endonuclease: MNNLRFYCEKFSKLRVSNSRKRGNAQYKPILVLTVIDLIMRGVITNNQIFVSDELIQAFNKYWNVIGSQSYKGGLHYPFFHLQNEGFWHVEIKAGFNNLQPKTTNQLKQAVEYAYLDSELFNYLQDESSRKELIDALVAAFFSDNEDEIEEFLQINQTFQDYSEVEKLDDIGNLPNNPQWSLKKTLIRNAFFRKAVVSVYDCQCAFCGLKVTKTGNQNIVDGAHIKPFSAFYDSRIHNGIALCKNHHWAFDRGWFAVDDKYKIIVSKELEEVSPHARTITEFHGEILILPKVEKYFPDIEALQWHRYNIFQP; this comes from the coding sequence ATGAATAATCTTCGTTTTTATTGTGAAAAGTTTTCTAAGTTAAGAGTAAGTAATAGCCGAAAACGTGGTAATGCTCAATATAAACCAATATTAGTTTTAACCGTAATTGATTTGATTATGAGAGGAGTTATTACCAATAATCAAATTTTTGTATCAGATGAATTAATTCAAGCTTTTAATAAATATTGGAATGTTATTGGCTCACAATCTTATAAAGGGGGTTTACACTATCCATTTTTTCATCTGCAAAATGAGGGATTTTGGCACGTAGAAATTAAAGCAGGTTTTAATAATTTACAACCAAAAACAACTAACCAATTAAAACAGGCTGTTGAATACGCATATTTAGACAGTGAATTATTTAACTATTTACAAGATGAATCTTCTCGCAAAGAATTAATTGATGCACTTGTAGCTGCTTTTTTCTCGGATAATGAAGATGAAATTGAGGAATTTCTACAAATTAATCAAACATTTCAAGATTATTCAGAAGTAGAAAAACTAGATGATATTGGAAATTTACCCAACAACCCTCAATGGAGTTTAAAAAAAACACTAATTAGAAATGCTTTCTTTAGAAAAGCGGTTGTTTCTGTATATGATTGTCAATGCGCTTTTTGTGGGTTGAAAGTTACTAAAACTGGTAATCAAAATATTGTTGACGGCGCACATATAAAGCCATTTTCTGCTTTTTATGACAGTAGAATACATAACGGAATAGCACTTTGTAAAAATCATCATTGGGCTTTTGATAGGGGTTGGTTTGCTGTTGATGATAAATACAAAATAATCGTTAGCAAAGAATTAGAAGAAGTATCTCCCCATGCTAGAACAATAACGGAATTTCATGGGGAAATACTCATATTACCGAAAGTAGAGAAATATTTTCCAGATATTGAAGCTTTACAATGGCATCGTTATAATATATTTCAGCCTTAA